Proteins from one Bradyrhizobium amphicarpaeae genomic window:
- a CDS encoding 2'-5' RNA ligase family protein — MALAINIRADNESAGEIERLWDQVAAFEVEPSMRALGYRPHFTFAIYDGPEIDEKSAWEAMLAAIAGETQLRIAFNRIRWFEGSPLVLWAEPVVDETLARIHGAISAAIDPARCRPHYRPGAWTPHCTLGTAIADGRRNDAIAFARAFDRSFQVLFDVADCVVFPPVRIIAERKLPS; from the coding sequence ATGGCATTGGCGATCAATATCAGGGCCGACAACGAGTCGGCAGGCGAGATCGAGCGGCTGTGGGATCAGGTTGCGGCGTTCGAGGTCGAGCCCTCGATGCGCGCGCTCGGCTACCGACCTCACTTTACATTTGCGATCTACGACGGACCCGAGATCGACGAGAAGTCCGCGTGGGAGGCAATGCTGGCAGCTATTGCCGGCGAGACGCAACTGCGGATCGCGTTCAACCGAATTCGCTGGTTCGAAGGTTCTCCGCTCGTCCTCTGGGCGGAGCCGGTGGTCGACGAAACCCTGGCTCGCATCCACGGCGCGATCAGCGCGGCCATCGATCCAGCGCGTTGTCGTCCTCATTACCGGCCAGGCGCCTGGACGCCTCATTGCACGCTCGGCACGGCCATTGCCGACGGACGGCGCAATGACGCGATTGCCTTTGCACGGGCGTTTGATCGCAGCTTTCAAGTGCTGTTCGATGTGGCCGATTGCGTCGTCTTTCCGCCTGTGCGGATCATCGCCGAGCGAAAACTACCCTCGTAG
- a CDS encoding alpha/beta hydrolase, with the protein MSAGSALALGGCAGLGATGATYDASSLSVEPTVLVATTRKAVGGGRSKPWFGPERATSLTIARARLVAPDESRLSLASVGIGDWRLDRVEPVSADAGDLAAETGGGDVLIYVHGFKQTFETAVLDAAHLSDGIRFRGRTIAFSWPSRAGLFDYAYDRDSAMWSRDEFERVLSALVSTPGAGRVHIVAHSMGTMLTLESLRQLYAKYGDTITGKIGAVVFAAPDIDMDVFSSAVQRIGPLAGKITVIASTNDRALALSGQLAGGMTRVGAAEKAAIARLGVRVVDASAEGWGIINHDLFLSNADVQKVIRRSIDGTTA; encoded by the coding sequence ATGTCAGCGGGCAGTGCTCTCGCGCTCGGCGGATGCGCCGGCCTGGGCGCGACCGGCGCGACCTATGACGCATCGTCATTGTCAGTCGAACCGACGGTGCTCGTCGCCACCACGCGCAAAGCCGTGGGTGGCGGCCGCTCCAAGCCCTGGTTCGGGCCGGAGCGCGCGACGAGCCTGACGATTGCGCGGGCGAGGCTGGTGGCCCCCGACGAGAGCCGGCTGTCCCTCGCCTCGGTTGGAATCGGCGACTGGCGTCTCGACCGGGTCGAACCGGTGTCGGCCGACGCCGGCGATCTCGCCGCCGAGACCGGCGGAGGGGATGTGCTGATCTATGTCCACGGCTTCAAGCAGACGTTCGAGACGGCGGTGCTGGATGCCGCGCATCTCTCGGACGGAATTCGATTCCGGGGCCGGACCATCGCGTTCTCCTGGCCCTCCAGGGCAGGATTGTTCGACTATGCCTATGACCGCGACAGCGCGATGTGGTCCCGCGACGAGTTCGAACGCGTGCTCTCCGCGCTCGTGTCGACGCCGGGCGCCGGCCGCGTGCACATCGTCGCCCACAGCATGGGAACCATGCTGACGCTCGAAAGCCTGCGCCAGCTCTATGCGAAATACGGCGATACGATCACGGGCAAGATCGGTGCGGTGGTGTTCGCCGCGCCCGACATCGACATGGACGTGTTCTCCTCGGCGGTGCAGCGCATCGGTCCGCTGGCCGGCAAGATCACCGTGATTGCCTCGACCAACGACCGCGCATTGGCGCTGTCGGGACAGCTCGCCGGCGGCATGACCCGGGTCGGCGCAGCGGAAAAGGCCGCCATCGCGCGGCTCGGCGTGCGCGTGGTCGATGCGTCAGCGGAAGGCTGGGGCATCATCAACCACGACCTGTTCCTGTCGAATGCGGATGTGCAGAAGGTGATCCGGCGGTCGATTGACGGGACGACGGCGTGA
- a CDS encoding PepSY-associated TM helix domain-containing protein yields the protein MRALKRTLRRWLYIVHRWVGIVTCLFFAMWIISGVVMMYVAFPGLSDKERLAALPDVQWETAALSPDDAMKAAGATRYPRDLRLSMLADEPVYRITGWDGKRRAISAVDGRVITGISERQALAVAQHHPAARSPRLEAIIDRDQWSVTARYDPLRPLYLIALGDDAGTKLYISSRSGEVALDTSRTERVWNWLGSIPHWIYPTVLRQDGPLWRSVVLWISGICLIIGVTGIWIGILRVRLKHRYASGRITPYRGWMAWHHVTGLIAGIFVLTWTFSGWLSLNPGEYFAGSNTKPEALQRYAGHDAPTIAARLPTPPSAAVEARFVWLDDSPMMIAASRDGVQRPLDATSGQIVTLPQERLWSAATKLLPQARLAERIVLGEYDSYWYAHHHDRELPVLRAVFDDDATTWLHISPVTGDIVGRADGSRRTYRWLFNALHSFDFRLLLMYRPAWDIVVWLLSILGTIVSGSGVVIGWRYLRR from the coding sequence ATGCGGGCCCTGAAACGCACACTCCGGCGGTGGCTGTATATCGTCCACCGCTGGGTCGGCATCGTCACCTGCCTGTTCTTCGCCATGTGGATCATCTCCGGCGTGGTGATGATGTACGTGGCTTTTCCCGGCCTTTCCGACAAGGAACGGTTGGCAGCGCTCCCGGACGTTCAATGGGAGACGGCGGCGCTCTCGCCGGACGACGCGATGAAGGCGGCTGGCGCGACGCGCTATCCGCGCGATCTCCGACTGTCGATGCTTGCCGACGAACCCGTGTATCGGATCACCGGCTGGGACGGCAAGCGGCGGGCCATCTCGGCCGTCGACGGCCGCGTCATCACCGGCATCTCGGAACGGCAGGCGCTCGCGGTCGCACAACATCATCCGGCGGCCCGATCGCCACGGCTCGAAGCCATCATCGATCGCGACCAATGGAGCGTCACGGCCCGTTACGATCCGCTGAGACCGCTCTACCTCATTGCTCTCGGTGACGATGCCGGTACCAAGCTCTATATCTCCTCGCGCTCCGGCGAGGTCGCGCTCGACACCAGCCGGACCGAACGCGTCTGGAACTGGCTCGGCTCGATCCCGCACTGGATCTATCCGACCGTGTTGCGCCAGGATGGACCGCTGTGGCGATCCGTGGTGCTGTGGATCTCCGGAATCTGCCTGATCATCGGCGTCACCGGCATCTGGATCGGCATCCTTCGCGTCCGATTGAAGCACCGCTACGCCAGCGGGAGGATCACCCCGTATCGCGGCTGGATGGCGTGGCACCACGTCACTGGCCTGATCGCGGGCATCTTCGTGCTGACATGGACGTTCTCCGGTTGGCTGTCGCTCAATCCCGGCGAATATTTCGCAGGAAGCAACACCAAGCCCGAAGCGCTGCAACGCTACGCCGGCCACGATGCGCCGACCATTGCGGCGAGGCTGCCGACACCGCCATCCGCCGCGGTCGAAGCGCGCTTCGTCTGGCTCGACGACAGCCCGATGATGATCGCCGCATCGCGCGACGGCGTCCAGCGGCCTCTGGATGCGACGTCGGGCCAGATCGTCACGCTCCCGCAGGAGCGGCTTTGGAGCGCCGCAACGAAATTGCTGCCGCAAGCGCGCCTCGCGGAACGGATCGTCCTCGGAGAATACGATTCCTACTGGTACGCACATCATCACGACCGCGAATTGCCGGTATTGCGCGCGGTGTTCGACGACGACGCGACAACATGGTTACACATCAGCCCGGTCACGGGCGACATCGTCGGCCGCGCCGATGGCAGCCGTCGCACATATCGCTGGCTGTTCAACGCGCTGCACAGTTTCGATTTTCGCCTGCTGCTGATGTATCGCCCGGCCTGGGATATCGTGGTGTGGCTGTTGTCGATCCTCGGCACCATCGTCTCAGGGAGCGGCGTCGTGATCGGCTGGCGCTATCTGCGTCGTTGA
- a CDS encoding TonB-dependent receptor, whose translation MTSQTIFALRHRRTLFNSVALSCLAWSTDGSAQSGGSPQTLDPVVVQHTATPAARSNRRAAAARSVRSHQQRNAAANANKPVAGSTGPVFAAPTLNLTGASTAGSRLGLTRLQTPGSVEVISAETISERGQQNLLEAVTQNATGFTASPAPGNGGVSFNTRGFTGLGSVMTLYDGTQLYIGAGTVTFPFDTWSTERIEVLRGPASVMYGAGAVGGAINVVSKLPLWVPRNQAEISLDTNMTRRIAVDSGGPVSKDVAYRITASGNMSDGWVDRDDTSNVALHAVIQLKQNEDVTWTLSTDYGDRQPSRYFGTPLINGRLDESLRFKNYNVSDSHIRYQDSWNQVKTEWQVADGISVQNSLYYLNSKRHWKDVESYAYNPATGLINRSSYIEIFHVQQQVGNRMDAKFRGHVFGMANEFLAGFDVNSINFTHTNNSPYGGSSSVDPFNFVPGVFNSPNATVPGYGSVTNQYALFAENRLSVTEQLSLIAGIRQDEPTIARTDYVAPANSFEKSFSSTTWRAGAVYTPVKDLAFYGQYSTAVDPVGGLISLSSANRNFDLATGKQIEIGVKQSFWGGRGEWTLAGYEIVKNNLLARDPNIPSLTVQVGQQSSRGVEASVGFLLDHGWRIDANTAFLRAKYDDFVQAVGGGTVNYAGNVPVNVPQNVSNIWATWAFAPNWSANAGVQIVGKTYADNANTVTRPAYNIVNAGVQWKPDLNTTVSFRIYNLFDEVYTTSGGTTQWMLGMPRTAQLAVNVKF comes from the coding sequence ATGACCTCCCAGACAATCTTCGCCCTGCGGCATCGCCGCACGTTGTTCAATTCAGTTGCACTCTCCTGCCTCGCTTGGTCGACCGATGGCTCGGCACAATCCGGCGGATCGCCCCAGACGCTCGACCCCGTGGTGGTGCAGCATACGGCAACGCCGGCTGCGCGCAGCAACCGCCGCGCCGCGGCCGCGCGCTCCGTGCGTTCCCACCAGCAACGCAACGCGGCTGCCAACGCCAATAAACCCGTTGCCGGCTCGACGGGTCCCGTGTTCGCTGCACCGACGCTCAACCTCACCGGGGCCAGCACGGCCGGGAGCCGGCTCGGACTGACGCGGCTGCAGACGCCGGGCAGCGTGGAGGTGATCTCCGCCGAAACCATCTCCGAACGCGGCCAGCAGAACCTCCTCGAGGCCGTGACGCAGAACGCCACCGGCTTCACGGCGAGCCCGGCCCCCGGCAATGGCGGCGTCTCCTTCAACACCCGCGGCTTCACCGGCCTCGGGTCCGTCATGACCTTGTACGACGGCACCCAGCTCTATATCGGCGCCGGGACGGTGACCTTTCCGTTCGATACGTGGTCGACCGAGCGCATCGAAGTGCTACGCGGGCCTGCGTCGGTGATGTATGGGGCGGGTGCGGTGGGCGGCGCCATCAACGTCGTTTCGAAACTGCCCTTGTGGGTTCCCCGCAACCAGGCCGAGATCTCGCTGGACACCAACATGACGCGGCGTATTGCCGTGGACAGTGGCGGTCCGGTCAGCAAGGACGTCGCCTACCGGATCACGGCCTCCGGCAATATGTCCGACGGCTGGGTCGACCGCGACGACACCTCCAATGTCGCCCTTCATGCCGTGATCCAGCTCAAGCAGAACGAAGACGTCACCTGGACGCTGTCTACGGACTATGGTGACCGCCAGCCGTCACGCTACTTCGGCACGCCGCTGATCAACGGCAGGCTCGATGAATCGCTGCGCTTCAAGAACTACAACGTCAGCGACAGCCATATCCGATACCAGGACAGCTGGAATCAGGTGAAGACCGAATGGCAGGTCGCCGACGGAATATCGGTTCAGAACTCGCTCTATTATTTGAACTCCAAGCGACACTGGAAGGACGTCGAAAGCTACGCCTACAATCCCGCCACCGGCCTGATCAACCGAAGCAGTTATATCGAGATTTTTCACGTCCAACAGCAAGTCGGCAATCGCATGGATGCGAAATTCCGCGGGCATGTCTTCGGCATGGCCAACGAGTTCCTCGCGGGTTTCGACGTCAACAGCATCAACTTCACCCACACCAACAATTCGCCCTATGGCGGCTCGTCTTCCGTCGACCCGTTCAATTTCGTTCCCGGCGTATTCAACAGTCCGAACGCCACGGTGCCCGGCTACGGAAGCGTGACCAACCAATACGCGCTGTTTGCCGAGAACAGGCTGTCGGTCACCGAGCAGCTGTCCTTGATTGCCGGCATCCGTCAGGACGAGCCGACGATCGCGCGTACCGACTATGTCGCGCCCGCCAACAGCTTCGAAAAGTCGTTCTCCTCGACAACCTGGCGCGCGGGTGCGGTCTACACACCGGTCAAGGATCTCGCTTTCTACGGCCAGTATTCCACCGCGGTCGATCCGGTCGGAGGGCTCATCTCACTCTCCTCCGCAAACAGGAACTTCGACCTCGCCACCGGCAAACAGATCGAGATCGGCGTCAAGCAATCGTTCTGGGGCGGACGCGGCGAATGGACCTTGGCCGGCTACGAGATCGTGAAGAACAACCTGCTGGCACGCGATCCGAACATCCCGTCGTTGACCGTCCAGGTCGGCCAGCAATCGTCGCGCGGCGTCGAAGCGTCGGTGGGCTTCCTGCTCGATCATGGCTGGCGGATCGATGCCAACACCGCCTTCCTGCGCGCGAAATACGATGATTTCGTGCAGGCTGTCGGGGGCGGAACCGTGAACTATGCCGGCAACGTACCGGTCAACGTGCCGCAGAACGTCTCCAACATCTGGGCGACCTGGGCCTTCGCACCGAACTGGTCGGCCAACGCAGGCGTGCAGATCGTCGGCAAGACCTATGCGGACAACGCCAACACGGTGACGCGCCCGGCCTACAACATCGTCAATGCCGGTGTGCAGTGGAAGCCCGACCTCAACACCACCGTGTCGTTCCGCATCTACAATCTGTTCGACGAGGTCTACACGACGTCGGGCGGGACCACACAGTGGATGCTCGGCATGCCGCGCACGGCGCAGCTCGCAGTCAACGTGAAATTCTGA
- a CDS encoding alpha/beta hydrolase family protein — MGVSAHAQEGQVVKLSAGIEYQRIARWDADQLNKILQVDTPAFAGITAAYSPARNAVRLYRVTYSSVVPERGNKPTIASGLLAIPEDSGTSFPMVSYQHGTVYGKQEVPSFPQQSPETQLMIAQFAGQGYAVIGADYFGLGTSSEPEGYMVKASHQQATYDMLIASRAVLDHLKLTTTKLFLAGWSQGGFVTMAMLEKLEQSGVKVDAAATASAPVDAFVALNGFLNFPRKNDASWVNSLFILTAFSFENYYGVPGLARSLIADAYYDVSRKAYVREPFDPADVPTDLHKLIRADYFDPQFFAASAYGRLVAQTQAYRWIVKSPVRNYYGESDEAISVGLGQLAMTYQRAIGSGNTAVGAVSTGSTSHRGTFATAVPKWKSWFDGL; from the coding sequence ATGGGGGTTTCCGCCCACGCACAGGAGGGCCAGGTCGTCAAATTGTCGGCCGGCATCGAATATCAGCGCATCGCGCGCTGGGATGCCGATCAGCTCAACAAGATCCTGCAGGTCGACACGCCCGCTTTCGCCGGAATCACCGCGGCCTACAGCCCGGCGCGCAATGCCGTCCGGCTCTATCGCGTGACCTATTCGTCCGTCGTGCCCGAGCGCGGCAACAAGCCGACGATCGCCTCCGGGCTGCTCGCGATCCCCGAGGACAGCGGCACCTCGTTCCCGATGGTGTCGTATCAGCACGGCACCGTCTACGGGAAGCAGGAGGTCCCCTCGTTTCCGCAGCAGTCGCCGGAAACGCAATTGATGATCGCCCAGTTCGCCGGCCAGGGCTACGCCGTGATCGGCGCCGATTATTTCGGGCTGGGAACGTCGTCGGAGCCGGAAGGCTACATGGTCAAGGCGAGCCACCAGCAGGCGACCTACGACATGCTGATCGCAAGCCGCGCCGTGCTCGATCACCTCAAGCTCACCACGACCAAGCTGTTCCTCGCCGGCTGGTCGCAAGGCGGCTTCGTGACCATGGCCATGCTCGAAAAGCTCGAGCAATCGGGCGTCAAGGTCGACGCCGCCGCCACCGCGAGCGCGCCGGTCGATGCGTTCGTGGCGCTGAACGGCTTTCTCAATTTCCCGCGCAAGAACGATGCGAGCTGGGTGAATTCGCTGTTTATCCTGACGGCGTTCTCCTTCGAGAATTATTACGGGGTGCCGGGGCTCGCGCGCTCGCTGATCGCGGATGCCTATTACGATGTGTCGCGCAAGGCTTACGTGCGCGAACCCTTCGATCCGGCCGACGTGCCCACCGACCTGCACAAGCTGATCCGCGCCGACTATTTCGATCCGCAGTTCTTCGCGGCATCGGCCTATGGGCGCCTGGTCGCGCAGACCCAGGCGTATCGCTGGATCGTCAAGAGCCCGGTCCGCAACTATTACGGCGAGAGCGACGAAGCCATCAGCGTCGGGCTGGGCCAGCTCGCCATGACCTATCAGCGCGCAATCGGCAGCGGCAACACGGCGGTCGGCGCCGTCTCGACCGGCAGCACCAGCCATCGCGGCACCTTCGCGACGGCCGTGCCGAAGTGGAAATCCTGGTTTGACGGGCTCTGA
- a CDS encoding amidohydrolase family protein — MSGLVISGGRVVDPASGMDAVGDVAVVDGRIAAVGTGLGGAERVIDATGLVVAPGFIDLHAHGQSVPADRMQAFDGVTTTLDLEAGVLPVGSWYERQARKGRVLNYGAATNWAFARIGAMTGSNAESSLEAFGNAMRDRRWMDNVATDTEVAGVLERLGRGLDEGGIGIGILNAYAPGAGVQELTAVCQLAAAQNVPTFTHVAFMSRIDPESAVEAYIRLIGYAGATGAHMHICHFNSSSKTDVERCRELIAKAQAQGLPITVEAYPYGTGSTVLAAAFFSDPEFVERNGTGYDSVQRVTDGYRFHDREELLMAQADEPSAMVLWHILDIENNSHHRDLLDMSVLYPGGAIASDAMPWTMPDGKTYTGDAWPLPDDATSHPRSAGCFTRFIREWVRERKSVSLLEGVRKCALIPAEILSQSTPAMRAKGRLAKDADADIVVFDYEKLSDRATFTAMNRPSEGVRHLVVSGQPLIADGILDVAARPGKPVRRPVVGG, encoded by the coding sequence ATGAGCGGCTTGGTGATTTCTGGCGGCCGGGTGGTGGATCCCGCGAGCGGGATGGACGCCGTCGGCGACGTGGCGGTGGTGGATGGCAGGATCGCCGCGGTCGGCACCGGTCTCGGCGGCGCCGAGCGGGTGATCGACGCCACCGGCCTCGTGGTCGCGCCCGGCTTCATCGATTTGCACGCCCATGGCCAATCCGTTCCGGCCGACCGCATGCAGGCGTTCGACGGCGTCACGACCACGCTCGATCTCGAGGCCGGCGTGCTGCCGGTCGGGTCCTGGTACGAGCGCCAGGCGAGGAAGGGCCGGGTGCTGAACTACGGCGCCGCCACAAACTGGGCGTTTGCGCGCATCGGCGCGATGACGGGCTCGAACGCCGAGAGCTCGCTGGAGGCGTTCGGCAACGCCATGCGCGACCGCCGCTGGATGGACAATGTGGCCACCGACACGGAAGTCGCCGGCGTACTCGAGCGTCTCGGGCGTGGCCTCGACGAAGGCGGCATCGGCATCGGCATCCTCAATGCCTACGCCCCGGGCGCCGGCGTGCAGGAGCTGACCGCGGTCTGCCAGCTCGCAGCAGCCCAGAACGTGCCGACCTTCACCCATGTCGCGTTCATGTCGCGCATCGACCCCGAAAGCGCGGTGGAAGCCTATATCCGCCTGATCGGCTATGCCGGCGCCACCGGCGCGCACATGCACATCTGCCATTTCAACTCGTCGAGCAAGACCGACGTCGAGCGTTGCCGCGAGCTGATCGCGAAAGCGCAGGCGCAGGGCCTGCCCATCACGGTCGAGGCCTACCCTTACGGCACCGGCTCGACCGTACTGGCCGCCGCCTTCTTCAGCGACCCCGAATTCGTCGAGCGCAACGGCACCGGCTACGATTCCGTGCAGCGCGTGACCGACGGCTATCGCTTCCACGACCGCGAGGAACTGTTGATGGCGCAGGCCGACGAGCCGTCCGCCATGGTGCTCTGGCACATCCTCGACATCGAGAACAATTCGCATCACCGCGACCTGCTCGACATGTCGGTGCTGTATCCCGGCGGCGCGATCGCGTCCGATGCGATGCCCTGGACGATGCCGGACGGCAAGACCTACACCGGCGATGCCTGGCCGCTGCCCGACGATGCCACCTCGCATCCGCGCTCGGCCGGCTGCTTCACCCGCTTCATCCGCGAATGGGTGCGCGAGCGCAAATCCGTGTCGTTGCTCGAAGGCGTGCGCAAATGCGCGCTGATCCCGGCGGAAATCCTCTCGCAGAGCACGCCGGCGATGCGCGCCAAGGGCCGGCTCGCGAAGGACGCGGACGCCGACATCGTCGTCTTCGACTACGAAAAACTCTCGGACCGCGCCACCTTTACGGCGATGAACCGTCCCTCGGAAGGCGTGCGGCACCTCGTCGTCAGCGGGCAGCCGTTGATCGCCGACGGCATTCTCGATGTCGCGGCGCGGCCGGGCAAGCCGGTGCGCCGCCCCGTCGTCGGGGGCTGA
- a CDS encoding CobW family GTP-binding protein, whose product MPVPILLVTGFLGAGKTTVVNHLLAHAQGRRIAAIVNDFGAINIDAELIAGASDGVVSLANGCICCSLEGDLLRTLSTLLRRDPKPEHIVIETSGVADPADIVRNLMDPVIVREAPLETVLCVIDAATPPAALEDALQRSQLRVADIVALTKLDLADEGAGARMRQAIRALRLPAVVVDARHGEIPSALLFPANVERAPAPRDPGPKRPSEERFETLSWTSDRPVSLPRLQQAIGKLAPKLARAKGLFETVEQPGRQMVFQFAAGRATLAPGEAPTPGAPRARIVFIAELGVLSKAELEGVMEACVAD is encoded by the coding sequence ATGCCGGTCCCCATCCTGCTGGTGACGGGCTTTCTGGGGGCGGGCAAGACCACGGTGGTGAACCATCTGCTGGCGCATGCGCAGGGACGGCGGATCGCCGCGATCGTCAATGATTTCGGCGCCATCAACATCGATGCCGAGCTGATCGCCGGCGCCAGCGACGGCGTGGTCAGTCTCGCCAACGGCTGCATCTGCTGCTCGCTCGAAGGCGATCTGCTGCGCACGCTCTCGACGCTATTGCGGCGCGATCCGAAGCCCGAGCATATCGTGATCGAGACCAGCGGCGTCGCCGATCCCGCCGACATCGTCCGCAACCTGATGGATCCCGTGATCGTGCGCGAGGCGCCGCTGGAGACGGTGCTGTGCGTGATCGACGCAGCGACACCGCCGGCCGCGCTCGAGGATGCCCTCCAGCGTTCGCAGTTGCGCGTTGCCGATATCGTGGCCTTGACCAAGCTGGATCTGGCGGACGAGGGCGCGGGTGCGCGGATGCGTCAGGCCATCCGCGCCTTGCGCCTTCCTGCCGTGGTGGTCGATGCGCGCCATGGCGAGATTCCGTCCGCGCTGCTGTTTCCCGCGAACGTCGAGCGTGCGCCCGCGCCGCGCGATCCGGGCCCGAAGCGCCCCTCAGAGGAGCGCTTCGAGACGCTGAGCTGGACCTCGGACCGCCCGGTCTCGCTGCCCCGCCTGCAGCAGGCCATCGGCAAGCTGGCGCCGAAACTGGCGCGCGCAAAAGGCCTGTTCGAGACGGTCGAGCAGCCGGGGCGCCAGATGGTGTTCCAGTTCGCCGCCGGCCGCGCCACGCTGGCGCCGGGCGAAGCGCCGACGCCGGGCGCGCCGCGCGCGCGGATCGTCTTCATCGCCGAACTCGGGGTGCTGTCGAAAGCCGAGCTCGAGGGCGTCATGGAGGCTTGTGTTGCGGATTGA
- a CDS encoding tautomerase family protein, with product MPLLHIAMRAGKSEAYRQAILDGLYQAMRAALDVPEDDAFMSITEHEPANFRCGTGYGVARSDDALLIQITVFASRTAEQKKALYRQIADRLGANPGIRPEDVFVNVLDAPKENWSVGHGIAQFA from the coding sequence ATGCCACTGCTTCACATCGCGATGCGCGCCGGCAAGTCCGAAGCCTACCGGCAGGCGATTCTCGACGGACTCTACCAGGCCATGCGCGCGGCGCTCGACGTGCCCGAGGACGACGCGTTCATGTCCATCACCGAGCATGAGCCGGCGAACTTCCGCTGCGGCACCGGTTACGGCGTCGCGCGCAGCGACGACGCATTGCTGATCCAGATCACCGTGTTCGCCTCGCGCACCGCCGAGCAGAAGAAGGCGCTGTATCGCCAGATCGCGGATCGTCTCGGCGCAAATCCGGGCATCCGGCCCGAAGACGTGTTCGTCAACGTGCTCGACGCGCCCAAGGAGAACTGGTCGGTGGGACACGGCATCGCGCAGTTTGCGTGA
- a CDS encoding TetR/AcrR family transcriptional regulator, whose product MRPREFDHDEVLRIAFDQFWRKGVRGTSLSDIARDAGVQRGSLYNAFGSKEALFLQAYGRYAEDYLTTLQKALGTGSLRKRLTAFFDLTISNFRSGTPPRGCPTTRGLMELGAAEGEGLDEDARRAFASLVSRIVALVEDTFTAGAARGEFKGDAAAAALHIVTVTRGLAVLERAFGDEAQLRKIAAGTIDLVLGRKGD is encoded by the coding sequence TTGAGGCCGCGCGAATTCGATCATGACGAGGTGCTGCGCATCGCCTTCGACCAGTTCTGGCGCAAGGGTGTGCGCGGCACCTCGCTGTCGGACATCGCGCGCGATGCCGGGGTGCAGCGCGGCAGCCTCTACAATGCCTTCGGGAGCAAGGAGGCGCTGTTCCTGCAGGCCTATGGACGTTATGCGGAGGATTATCTCACAACCCTGCAAAAGGCGCTCGGGACGGGCAGCTTGCGCAAGCGCCTCACTGCGTTCTTCGATCTGACCATCAGCAATTTCCGTTCGGGCACGCCGCCGCGCGGATGTCCGACCACGCGCGGCCTGATGGAGCTCGGCGCCGCCGAAGGCGAGGGGCTGGACGAGGATGCCCGCCGGGCCTTTGCAAGCCTGGTCTCGCGCATCGTCGCGCTGGTCGAGGACACGTTTACGGCCGGAGCGGCGCGCGGCGAGTTCAAGGGCGACGCGGCGGCGGCGGCGCTCCATATCGTCACTGTGACGCGCGGCCTCGCCGTGCTCGAACGCGCCTTCGGCGACGAGGCGCAACTGCGCAAGATCGCCGCCGGCACCATCGATCTCGTGCTTGGCAGGAAAGGCGACTAG